From Nitrospira sp., a single genomic window includes:
- a CDS encoding DUF2231 domain-containing protein, whose amino-acid sequence MHPIHPMLVHFPIALLSAAVFFDLLGLRWRGDECRTVSLYTLVLGLAGALAAVISGHMAEEAVEHSGVPESVLELHEGLGFATFWIFLGLLGWRVITGLGFVRERRAVSVGLGIVGVVVLLVASYYGGSLVYDYGAGVAGYPAKNP is encoded by the coding sequence ATGCATCCCATCCATCCCATGTTGGTGCACTTTCCGATCGCGCTCTTATCGGCTGCGGTGTTCTTCGACCTTCTCGGGCTTCGTTGGCGAGGGGATGAGTGCCGGACGGTCAGTCTCTATACACTGGTGTTGGGACTTGCAGGCGCGCTCGCGGCCGTAATCTCCGGTCATATGGCTGAAGAAGCCGTTGAGCACAGCGGCGTTCCAGAGTCGGTGCTTGAGCTGCATGAGGGGTTGGGTTTTGCGACGTTCTGGATTTTCCTCGGGCTGCTGGGATGGCGAGTTATCACGGGGCTCGGGTTCGTCAGGGAGCGGCGCGCAGTCTCCGTGGGACTTGGCATTGTGGGAGTTGTTGTGCTCTTGGTGGCCAGTTATTACGGCGGGAGTCTGGTCTATGACTATGGCGCCGGCGTGGCGGGGTATCCCGCGAAAAATCCTTGA
- a CDS encoding hemerythrin domain-containing protein has product MVPQRCRQASRTVDPVALLKREHEMILDQLAMIETAMSPRSVGSGVAKGTDRGTLRELLQFFTGPVEVHFKREEVLVADLQRILGRKQERQEQFQSFLDDHRMLKADAAAVMRRLRGKWADGRDSAVAGNLGGPGTLNAALRALIRRYRGHISCEERVLFVLAEMRLTAEQKQRISRCMLQV; this is encoded by the coding sequence ATGGTGCCTCAAAGATGCAGACAAGCGAGTCGCACAGTCGATCCGGTTGCCCTTCTCAAGCGAGAGCACGAAATGATTCTGGATCAACTGGCCATGATCGAAACGGCGATGAGTCCTCGCTCCGTCGGGAGCGGTGTGGCGAAGGGAACGGACCGGGGCACGCTGCGGGAACTGCTCCAATTCTTTACCGGCCCCGTGGAAGTTCATTTCAAACGGGAAGAGGTGTTAGTCGCAGACCTCCAGCGAATCCTTGGCCGGAAGCAGGAAAGGCAAGAACAGTTCCAGAGCTTCTTAGACGATCACCGGATGCTGAAAGCCGACGCGGCGGCGGTGATGAGAAGGCTCAGGGGAAAATGGGCCGATGGTCGAGATTCAGCGGTGGCGGGGAATCTAGGTGGCCCGGGAACGCTGAACGCAGCACTTCGCGCACTGATCCGTCGTTATCGCGGACATATCTCCTGCGAGGAACGGGTGCTGTTTGTCTTGGCCGAGATGCGGCTGACTGCCGAGCAGAAACAGCGAATCAGTCGGTGCATGTTGCAAGTGTGA
- a CDS encoding Crp/Fnr family transcriptional regulator, giving the protein MKRKPCPIEHCDTCTLRAKVVLCDIEGSDLAEFQKIKRTLDYAPHQTVFYEGHVCLGLYVLCAGKVKLTRSSARGQRQIVRILGPGELIEKHVFGERALHEVTCETLEPSQVCVIDKERYLAVIHGNPQLAIKLIQLLSTEVGVNMDHLDQFTFKTARERLAGLLLELGDRFGKKDDDGVRVGLTLKREEVAEMAGITVETAIRLLSVFRDEGLLAIDGRTITLLNPDRLARISRR; this is encoded by the coding sequence AGGTCGTGCTGTGCGATATCGAAGGAAGCGACCTCGCCGAATTTCAGAAAATCAAACGCACCCTCGATTACGCACCTCACCAGACCGTCTTCTACGAAGGCCATGTGTGTCTGGGCCTCTATGTGTTGTGCGCGGGCAAGGTCAAGTTGACTCGTTCTTCGGCGAGAGGTCAGCGGCAGATCGTCCGGATCTTGGGCCCTGGTGAGCTGATCGAGAAGCACGTATTTGGGGAGAGAGCCCTTCATGAAGTGACGTGCGAGACATTGGAGCCCTCTCAAGTCTGTGTCATCGACAAGGAACGCTACCTCGCAGTCATCCACGGAAATCCTCAACTGGCGATCAAGCTGATCCAACTCCTCAGTACGGAGGTCGGGGTCAATATGGATCATCTCGATCAGTTCACGTTCAAGACGGCACGCGAGCGGCTGGCCGGCCTGCTGCTGGAACTCGGTGATCGATTCGGCAAAAAAGACGACGATGGTGTCCGGGTCGGACTCACGCTCAAACGGGAAGAAGTGGCGGAGATGGCCGGGATCACGGTCGAAACCGCCATCCGCCTGCTCAGCGTGTTCCGGGATGAGGGGTTGCTCGCTATCGATGGAAGAACCATTACTTTGCTGAATCCAGACCGCCTCGCCAGAATTTCCAGACGCTGA
- a CDS encoding NAD(P)/FAD-dependent oxidoreductase: MITSKGEVPYDYLIIATGPKLNFGAVPGLGPSGYTQSICNVDHAEQAWGSYQAFLKNPGPIVVGAAQGASCFGPAYEMAFILDTDLRERKLRKKVPIYFVTPEPYVGHMGLAGVGASRRLMEDEFAEHSIKPIPNSAIKEIQPGKVLLEGGQEVPFRYSMFIPPFAGVDAVAGTPGLCNPKGFVNIDAYQANPKYKNIYSVGVCVAIPPVEVTPIPTGAPKTGYMIESMVSAAVHNIKADMENDPKRDTATWNAICLADMGDTGVAFVALPQMAPRNVTWARKGKWVHLAKIGLEKYFLHKMKRGISEPCYEKVILKALGIEKLDRPV, encoded by the coding sequence GTGATCACGTCAAAAGGCGAGGTGCCGTACGATTACCTGATCATCGCGACGGGTCCCAAGCTGAATTTCGGCGCGGTCCCAGGACTGGGGCCCAGCGGCTACACCCAATCCATTTGCAATGTGGACCATGCCGAGCAGGCCTGGGGCTCGTACCAGGCCTTCCTTAAGAATCCCGGTCCTATCGTCGTCGGGGCGGCTCAGGGCGCGTCCTGCTTCGGACCGGCCTATGAGATGGCGTTCATTTTGGACACTGACTTGCGGGAAAGGAAACTGCGGAAGAAAGTGCCGATCTATTTCGTGACGCCGGAGCCCTATGTCGGGCATATGGGATTGGCCGGGGTGGGAGCTTCGCGCCGCCTCATGGAGGACGAGTTCGCCGAACATTCCATCAAGCCGATTCCGAATAGTGCGATCAAAGAGATTCAGCCGGGCAAAGTGCTGTTGGAAGGCGGGCAGGAGGTTCCGTTCCGCTATTCGATGTTCATTCCGCCGTTTGCCGGAGTGGATGCGGTAGCTGGCACGCCGGGCTTGTGCAACCCCAAGGGCTTCGTGAACATCGATGCCTATCAGGCCAACCCCAAGTACAAGAATATTTATTCGGTCGGCGTCTGTGTGGCCATACCACCGGTCGAAGTGACCCCCATCCCGACCGGCGCTCCCAAGACCGGCTACATGATCGAATCGATGGTCTCCGCGGCGGTTCATAATATCAAGGCCGATATGGAGAACGATCCCAAGCGCGATACGGCGACATGGAACGCGATCTGTTTGGCCGACATGGGGGACACGGGCGTCGCGTTCGTGGCCTTGCCGCAGATGGCGCCGAGAAATGTGACCTGGGCGAGGAAGGGCAAGTGGGTTCATCTGGCCAAGATCGGGTTGGAGAAGTATTTTCTCCATAAGATGAAGCGCGGGATCAGCGAGCCGTGCTATGAGAAAGTGATTCTGAAGGCGCTGGGTATAGAAAAGCTGGATAGGCCGGTATGA
- a CDS encoding DUF4149 domain-containing protein, with protein MSQFALVWIHLIAAVGWVGGTIFLSLVLAPSYRALASKPEAGMLFRTSAKRFRLVVWGAVAILLLTGPMLVLSHGWPLFEPARWPSPLGVKLSLVAVLLLMTLAHDLVLGPRVRAILALPSDKRSASDRTVLAAASWLPRVALVLSLAVLFAAVMLARS; from the coding sequence ATGTCGCAATTTGCTCTCGTCTGGATACATCTCATCGCAGCGGTCGGTTGGGTCGGCGGAACGATCTTTCTTTCTCTGGTGCTGGCCCCGTCCTATCGCGCGCTGGCCTCGAAACCCGAAGCCGGCATGTTATTCAGGACGTCGGCAAAGAGGTTTCGTTTGGTCGTATGGGGAGCGGTCGCTATTCTGTTATTGACCGGTCCCATGCTGGTCTTGTCCCACGGATGGCCGCTCTTCGAGCCTGCCCGATGGCCATCCCCCTTGGGGGTCAAGCTCTCGCTGGTTGCAGTGCTGCTGCTGATGACCCTGGCTCACGATCTCGTGCTCGGCCCTCGCGTCCGGGCGATTCTTGCCCTTCCATCTGACAAAAGATCTGCCTCGGACCGGACCGTTCTGGCTGCGGCTTCCTGGCTCCCTCGCGTGGCCCTCGTGCTCTCCCTGGCCGTCTTATTTGCCGCCGTCATGCTGGCCCGGTCGTAG